In one window of Corynebacterium mycetoides DNA:
- a CDS encoding alpha/beta fold hydrolase — protein sequence MHSMAELTGSPRPLRPRSLLDALNPRPVAGLTYDRRGVTRNDGIDVHWYERGPEDAELTVLYIHGFNISSDEFYMQVDELASLPVRQLLVDLRGHGETGRAAPQVCTIDGAADDVRAVLADRRITGPLIVVGHSLGGPVSLSLMRRYAHELDLAGTVQISSAVEPFARQGMPQVLAGTVGTALEELYRGAPGLADKLLSAGTAVIAPVLALGFYYRPVGYAVVKFHAAMMQLTPLDTYAGYFDDLVNHSEIEVADVLAAIPGFILVGDRDTITPVTQSARLSEIWPRAYLQILPDSGHMPPLDAPGTVATAILRLIRDVWPVSRA from the coding sequence ATGCACTCCATGGCCGAACTCACTGGCAGCCCACGGCCGCTGCGGCCGCGCTCGCTTCTCGACGCCCTCAATCCCCGCCCCGTCGCGGGCCTGACGTACGACCGTCGCGGTGTGACCCGCAACGACGGCATCGACGTCCACTGGTACGAGCGCGGGCCCGAAGACGCGGAACTCACCGTGCTCTACATCCACGGCTTCAACATCTCGTCCGACGAGTTCTACATGCAGGTCGACGAGCTCGCCTCGCTGCCCGTTCGCCAGCTCCTGGTCGACCTGCGCGGCCACGGCGAGACCGGCCGCGCCGCCCCGCAGGTGTGCACCATCGACGGCGCGGCCGACGACGTCCGCGCGGTTCTCGCGGACCGCCGCATCACCGGCCCTCTCATCGTCGTGGGCCACTCGCTCGGCGGGCCGGTGTCGCTGTCCCTGATGCGTCGGTACGCGCACGAGCTCGATCTCGCCGGAACCGTCCAAATCTCCTCCGCCGTCGAGCCGTTCGCCCGCCAAGGCATGCCGCAGGTCCTGGCCGGGACCGTGGGAACCGCCCTTGAAGAGCTCTACCGGGGCGCACCCGGGCTCGCGGATAAGCTTCTCAGCGCCGGGACTGCCGTCATCGCCCCGGTGCTCGCCCTGGGGTTCTACTACCGCCCGGTCGGCTACGCGGTGGTGAAGTTCCACGCCGCCATGATGCAGCTGACCCCGTTGGACACGTACGCGGGCTACTTCGACGACCTGGTCAACCACTCGGAGATCGAGGTCGCGGACGTTTTGGCCGCCATCCCGGGGTTCATCCTCGTCGGCGACCGCGACACCATCACTCCCGTCACACAGTCGGCGCGCCTCAGCGAGATCTGGCCCCGTGCCTACCTCCAAATCCTCCCGGACAGCGGCCACATGCCGCCTCTCGACGCCCCGGGGACCGTAGCCACCGCAATCCTGC
- a CDS encoding acyl carrier protein, which translates to MELSEQLGQRLDLAGFTMGAEEGDAADASVLGRLVRLLSDVSGTDPESIEEGMTLSEAGVSSLDRIELAVRAENEFGARADDGPYPDNPTVGEVAGWLEENGRD; encoded by the coding sequence ATGGAGCTTTCGGAACAACTGGGCCAGCGCCTCGACCTCGCCGGGTTCACAATGGGCGCGGAGGAGGGCGACGCCGCCGACGCCAGCGTGCTCGGCCGCCTCGTGCGCCTCCTCTCCGATGTCTCCGGAACCGACCCCGAATCCATCGAGGAAGGCATGACGCTGTCCGAGGCGGGTGTGTCCTCCCTCGACCGCATCGAGCTGGCCGTGCGCGCCGAGAACGAGTTCGGGGCACGCGCCGACGACGGCCCCTACCCCGACAACCCCACCGTCGGCGAGGTCGCCGGGTGGCTCGAGGAGAACGGCCGGGACTGA